From Chryseobacterium wanjuense, one genomic window encodes:
- a CDS encoding RNA polymerase sigma factor, whose protein sequence is MTQETFKNTVFILKNEMYRFAKRFVMSSDEAEDVVQDLMIKFWQKKDELEQFGNLKSYALKAVRNECLNRLKHHDVKRGFADMQLHRSELYSMEVNNLKEHIISFINQLPEKQKMVIHLKDVEEYEVSEIAEMLEMEENAVRVNLMRARQKVKEQISQLMSYEQRQISK, encoded by the coding sequence ATGACCCAAGAAACTTTCAAGAATACGGTATTTATTCTCAAAAATGAGATGTATCGCTTTGCGAAAAGATTTGTCATGAGTAGTGATGAAGCAGAAGATGTTGTGCAGGATCTGATGATCAAATTCTGGCAGAAGAAAGATGAGCTGGAGCAGTTCGGGAATTTAAAATCCTATGCATTGAAAGCCGTCAGGAACGAATGCCTGAACAGACTCAAGCATCACGATGTAAAAAGGGGGTTTGCAGATATGCAGTTGCATCGATCCGAGCTTTACAGTATGGAGGTGAATAATTTGAAAGAACACATTATCAGTTTTATCAATCAGCTTCCGGAAAAACAAAAGATGGTGATTCACCTGAAAGATGTAGAAGAATATGAAGTTTCGGAAATAGCAGAAATGCTGGAAATGGAAGAAAATGCGGTAAGAGTAAATCTTATGCGGGCCAGACAAAAAGTAAAAGAACAAATTTCACAATTGATGAGCTATGAGCAACGACAAATTTCAAAATAA
- a CDS encoding DUF4252 domain-containing protein, with the protein MKKIILIFALAFSHFFNVYGQKDKDKLDQLFEKYQEVEGVTSIKIAKPMFGMLSNLDLGDAELDQIKPLLAKITGLKILIAERPANATNAKEQKLTQINKDISSYLSNLNYSEIMTVNSNGAKIKFLSAEEKNGILDDLLLSIDSGGEENILMKLDGKLSMDDINKIINSSETNTNPITNTRSSLTSENTSSYLSGESRSVGEFSGIQVSTGVNVVFKQESPTNVKVIADADKLQYIVTKVDNGVLKVYVDNKGQKNLKFKNISVNVSSPRMDNIKTSSGSTFTTINSVRENNLSIDASSGSIVKGKFNIANDTKVEATSGSDIKIDINSKNFDFKGSSGSSTKFDGQAGMANFDISSGALCKADNLRTNQVEAESTSGGSLSINVVDKLKARASSGGLIKYRGNPEITSDINKISGGTLKQID; encoded by the coding sequence ATGAAAAAAATAATATTAATATTTGCACTTGCTTTTTCCCATTTCTTCAATGTGTATGGGCAGAAAGATAAAGACAAACTAGACCAGCTTTTTGAGAAATACCAGGAAGTGGAAGGAGTGACCTCCATTAAAATTGCAAAACCCATGTTCGGGATGTTGAGCAATCTGGATTTAGGAGATGCAGAACTGGATCAGATCAAACCTTTATTGGCAAAAATTACCGGATTAAAAATTTTAATTGCTGAAAGACCTGCGAATGCAACCAATGCAAAAGAACAGAAGCTTACTCAGATCAATAAAGATATTTCCTCTTATCTGAGTAATCTGAACTACAGCGAAATCATGACAGTGAACAGCAATGGCGCAAAAATAAAATTCCTTTCTGCGGAAGAAAAAAACGGGATTTTGGATGATCTTTTGTTAAGCATCGACAGCGGTGGTGAAGAAAATATCCTGATGAAACTGGATGGAAAACTTTCAATGGATGATATTAATAAAATTATCAATTCCAGCGAAACCAATACCAATCCTATTACCAATACAAGAAGCAGTTTAACTTCTGAAAATACCTCTTCTTACTTAAGTGGAGAATCCAGAAGTGTGGGAGAATTTTCAGGAATTCAGGTAAGTACCGGGGTGAATGTGGTTTTCAAACAGGAAAGCCCGACCAATGTGAAGGTAATTGCCGATGCAGATAAGCTTCAGTACATCGTAACGAAAGTGGACAATGGAGTTTTGAAAGTATATGTTGATAATAAAGGACAGAAAAATTTAAAGTTCAAAAACATCAGCGTAAATGTTTCTTCCCCAAGAATGGATAACATCAAGACTTCTTCAGGATCAACTTTTACGACCATTAATTCTGTAAGAGAAAATAATCTTAGCATCGATGCTTCATCAGGGTCTATAGTGAAAGGGAAATTCAATATTGCCAATGATACGAAAGTAGAAGCGACATCGGGATCAGATATTAAAATTGATATTAATTCTAAAAACTTCGATTTCAAAGGATCTAGCGGTTCTAGTACAAAATTCGACGGACAGGCAGGAATGGCAAACTTTGATATCAGCAGCGGCGCACTTTGCAAAGCGGATAATCTGAGAACCAATCAGGTAGAGGCAGAATCTACTTCGGGAGGAAGTCTATCTATCAATGTTGTGGATAAATTAAAAGCCAGAGCTTCTTCAGGAGGATTGATCAAGTACAGAGGAAATCCGGAGATCACCTCAGATATCAATAAAATCTCAGGAGGAACTTTAAAACAAATTGACTAA
- a CDS encoding DUF4252 domain-containing protein, with product MKILKNIFLIACMMLLLQSCVVSERPNMAFFSESGHDFKGAKFVSINVPMLLAKPYIKKALKEDGESEEIINLVKKVSKIKVMTVENGDRQMLKDFASYLNDNNYEEWATIKHDGDNVNIRVKQKGDAIKNMLITVNSDKELVFVDVKGSFTADDISKMIASATDK from the coding sequence ATGAAAATTTTAAAAAACATTTTTCTGATCGCTTGTATGATGTTGCTACTACAGTCATGCGTGGTATCAGAAAGACCCAATATGGCCTTCTTTTCAGAGTCGGGACACGATTTTAAAGGAGCGAAGTTTGTGAGTATTAATGTTCCGATGCTTCTGGCAAAGCCTTATATCAAAAAAGCATTGAAGGAAGATGGCGAAAGTGAAGAGATCATTAATCTTGTAAAAAAAGTGTCAAAAATAAAAGTCATGACCGTGGAAAATGGCGACAGACAAATGCTGAAAGATTTTGCAAGCTATTTAAATGACAACAATTACGAAGAATGGGCAACCATAAAGCACGACGGTGATAATGTAAACATCCGTGTAAAACAAAAAGGTGATGCTATTAAAAATATGCTCATCACAGTGAACTCTGACAAAGAATTGGTTTTTGTAGATGTAAAGGGAAGTTTCACTGCCGATGATATTTCAAAGATGATAGCTTCCGCTACCGATAAATAA